The segment TCCGACGTCCCGGAGACGATGGAGGTCGTCTTCGGCGACAGCATCTCCGTCCTCCTCGGCGGCGAGGACGAAGCCGGCCTCACCTCCTGGTACGAGGGGTTGTCTCAGGGCGCCACGATCTCCCAGCCGCTCGGGAAGGCGCCGTGGGGAGACAGCTTCGGCCAGCTCACCGACCGCTTCGGCGTCAAGTGGCTCTTCAACATCGCGGCCCCGACGGCCGCCTGACGAGGCTCCCGCTCAGCCCGCAGGATCCAGGGCGGAGACGACCGCGACGGCGGCCGGCCAGTAGGGCGCGTAGTGGTTCGGGTCGGCGTTCACCTGCACGCGGTGCGCGGCCTGGGTCGGCGTGAGCGACTTCCAGCCCGGCACGCGCACGAGCCGGTCGAAGAAGTGCGTCGCTGCGATGTACGGGGTCATGCGGTCGGTGTAGCTGCCCCAGGCGCCGTTGTCGCGCTGCTGGAAGAGGCCGCGGCTGTCGGGCCCGACGGCGTCGCCGTGGTCGACGTTCACGAGACTCGACTCGCCCATCGCGGTCATCACGCCGATCGCCTGCGTGTGCGGACCGATGCCCTGCGCCTTCGCGGCGTTGATGATGTGGGCCGCGTTGATGAGGCGATCCTGGCAGTAGCCGGCGATCGGTCCGGCAGGGACGGTCACGGAGCCCACGACCACCGGAGCGACCCTCGGGCACGACACGGTCCCGGCCCGCTGAGCCGTGCCGGGCGCCGAGGAGTCGCCGAGCCCGCCGACGATCGTCGTGATCGGGGATCCTGCGGCCGAGAGGGCGACCGAGGCGCCGAGCGCCACGACGGCTGCCACCCCGAGGGCGACCACCACGCCGAGGAGGCGCGCGCCCGGCCCGGGGTCGCGCCGCCGCTGCCGCTTGCGCCGACGCGTCGGCGTCGCGCGAGCGCGCCCGGGCGTCGCGCGGCCACGCGCGGGCGTCGGGCGGGTGGGGGCGGGCATCCCCCGAGGCTAGCCGAGCGCGGGGGAGTCGAGGCTGGGCATCCTGCGGGAGGGTCCGGCAGCTCCCTCGCGAGACTCCACGATGTGCGGCGTTCTCCGAACGTGAGCGGCGAGTCGTGGAGTCTCGCGCGGCCTGCCGCGGTGCGGCGTCTTACGAACGCGGGCACCGAGGCCTGGAGTCTCGCGATGCCGAACCGCGCACCCGCCGCGTCACGAACGTCGCCAGCCACAGCACCACCCCGATCGCCAGCAGCGCCCCGGCGATCTGGTACTGCTCGATCCCGCGACCCGACGACACCGGCAGCACCAGCCAGACGCAGGCGATCACGCCGATGACGGGAAGCACGGTCCCCGCGCGAAAGTGCTTGTGCCCTACGAGATCGCGCCGCAGGACGAGCACGACGACGTTCACGACCGCGAACACGGCGAGCAGCAGGAGCGACGTCGTCCCTCCCAGCACGGCCACGATCGGCGATTCCGGCGAGAGCGACACGTAGCCGATCAGCAGCAGGGCGAGGCCGGTCGTGAACAGGATGGCCGCCCACGGCGTCCGCCTGGCCGAGTGCACCTTCGAGAGGAACCCCGGGAGGACGCCCTGCTTGCTCATCCCGTAGAGGAGTCGGCTCGCCATCATCATGTTGATCAGCGCGCTGTTCGCCACGGCGAACAGGGAGATGAACGGCAGGAGGCTCCCGATCGGGAACCCGGGCGCGGCCGTCTCGACGACGGTGACGAGCGGCGTCTCGTTCCCGGCGAGCTCGCCGACCGGGACGATGGCGACGGCGCAGATCGACACGAGGACGTAGATGACCGCGGTGATCCCGAGCCCCGTCAGCATCACGCGCGGGAAGATGCGGCTGGGGTCCTTCGTCTCCTCGGCCATGTTGACACTGTCCTCGAACCCGACCATCGCGAAGAACGCCAGCGACGTCGCCGTGCTCACGCTGAGGAGGAGGGACTTGTCGCCGGGCGTGTCGAAGAGGACGACGCGGGAGAGGTCCGCGTTGCCGCCCGCGATCGCCCAGAGCCCGATGAGGATGACCATGACGAGGCCGGAGAGCTCGACGAGCGTCAGCACGACGTTCGCCTTGACGCTCTCGCTCACGCCGCGGAAGTTCACCGCCATGACGAGCAGGAGGAACATCATCGCGACGGCCATGATCGTCCCGTTCGAGAGCTCCGTGCCGATGCCGGCCGCCAGGTTCGCGGCGAAGGCGCGCGAGGCCGTCGCCGCGGACGTGATCCCGGAGCACATGACGACGAACGTGACCAGGAAGGTGACGAAGTGCACACCGAACGCCTTGTGCACGTAGAGCGCGGCTCCTGCGGTCTGAGGGTATTTCGTGACGAGCTCGAGGTAGGAGAACGCGGTCACGAGGGCGACGGCGAAGGCGACGAGGAACGGCACCCAGGCCGCCCCGCCGACCTCGGCGGCCACCTGCCCGGTGAGCGCGTAGACGCCCGTCCCGAGGATGTCTCCGACGATGAAGAGCAGCAGGAGCTTGGGGCCGATGACCCTCTTCAGCTCGGTCGGGTGCTCGCCCGTGGGCGACCCCGTGGGCGATGCGGTGCTGATCGATTGGGCCATGGGTCCTCCCGGAGGACGTCGTGGTTCACGGATCGGGTGTCGTCCGATCCTGCCGGTTCCGGGGGACAGATGCAACGCGGGTCCGCGATCGTCATCCCGCGCCGCGGCGTTCTCGGAGCCTCCGGGAGGACGATGGAGCCATGCCGCGCCTGCCAGGAAGAAACCGTCCCGTCGTCCCCGAGAAGCCCGGTCCCGGGCAGGAGTCGGTGTGGGAGTACCCCCGCCCGCCACGCGTCGAGAAGACCTCCGATCGCGTCGTCGTGCGCCTCGGCGGCCAGGTGATCGCCGACACCACGCGGGCTCTGCGGGTTCTCGAGACGAGTCACCCGCCGGTGTACTACCTGCCGCCGGAGTCGTTCGCCGACGGGGTCCTGCATCCGGCTCCCGGGCGGAGCCTCTGCGAGTTCAAGGGGCAGGCGAGCTACGTCGACGTGCGGGGTGGGAACGTCACCGCCCCGCGAGCGGGCTGGTACTACCGGGAACCCTGGCGCGGCTACGAGAGCCTTTCGGGGTACATCGCGCTCTACCCGGGGGCGATGGACTCGTGCGAGGTGGCGGGCGAGACGGTCCGCGCGCAGGAGGGCGACTTCTACGGCGGCTGGATCACGTCCGCGATCGTCGGGCCGTTCAAGGGCGCGCCCGGCACGCTCGGGTGGTGACGGCCCCCCGATCCTGAGTCGTTCCGAACGCCGCCGATCGGAGCCGTCGCTCCGGGGTCAGCCCTCGACGACGGTCTTGAACTTCGCGAGCCCCTTCTCGAAGTCGGTGCCGATCAGCGTGTCCATGTTCAGGAACACGCCCATGACGCGCGACTGGACCGTCTTCGGGCTGCGCATGCTCCAGACGACCGTCGTGGAGCCGTCGGCCTCCTCGAGGTCGAAGCGGATCGCACTCGTCGATTTGAACGGCCTGGTGAAGTGCAGGTCGACGTCGAGGGCGTGGGGATCGACGTGCGTGACGGCCATCGTTCCCGCTCCGGCCTTGCGGTTGCCGTTCCAGGCGTAGGTCGACCCCGTGGCTCCGGGCGTTCCCGCGTAGCTGCGCTTCATCTCCGGGTCCTGCCCCTCCCACGGCGACCACGCCGTCCACTTCGAGAAGTCGGTCAGATGGGGCAGGATGCTCGCCGCCGGCGCCGCGATGACGGTGGAGCGCTCCACGGTGCTGAACTCGGTCACGGTGTTCTCCGATCGGTGTCCGCGGAACCCGGGCGGCTCGCGGTGCCCCACGGTAGCGCTCGGGAACCGCGCGCGACAGGGGACAGGGTCGTTCGGCCCTTGTCGGACGAGGACGGGGCGAGGAGGATGGCGCCCACCGATGAAGGAAAAGCCCCATGAGCGACGTCGCCACCACCCACATCGCCACGGCGAGCCTGACCGTGAACGCCGGCCCCGACCAGGTCTGGCGCGCGCTCACCGACCCGGACCTCGTGAAGGACTACTTCTTCGGGACGACCGTGACCTCCGACTGGCAGGTCGGCAGCACCGTGACCTACGCCGGTGAGTGGGACGGCCAGCCGTACGAGGACCGCGGCGTCGTCGTCGAGGCGGATCCGCCGCTCCTGCTCATCACGACGTTCTTCAGCCCGGCGAGCGGCAAGGCCGACGTCCCGGAGAACCACCAGCGGGTCACCTACCGGATCCAGCCGATCGACGGCGGGTGCCGCGTCTCGGTCGAGCAGGACAACAACGACAGCGAGGACGCGGCCGAGCGGTCGTCGAGCAGCTGGATGACCATCCTCGAGGGCCTGGCCACGGTGGCGCCGAGCGCCTGAGCGTCGTCAGCCCTCGACGAGGAGCGCGGCCCGGTCGGCGAGGTAGGCCGCCAGCGGCCGCACCTCGTGGGCGG is part of the Frondihabitans sp. 762G35 genome and harbors:
- a CDS encoding APC family permease; amino-acid sequence: MAQSISTASPTGSPTGEHPTELKRVIGPKLLLLFIVGDILGTGVYALTGQVAAEVGGAAWVPFLVAFAVALVTAFSYLELVTKYPQTAGAALYVHKAFGVHFVTFLVTFVVMCSGITSAATASRAFAANLAAGIGTELSNGTIMAVAMMFLLLVMAVNFRGVSESVKANVVLTLVELSGLVMVILIGLWAIAGGNADLSRVVLFDTPGDKSLLLSVSTATSLAFFAMVGFEDSVNMAEETKDPSRIFPRVMLTGLGITAVIYVLVSICAVAIVPVGELAGNETPLVTVVETAAPGFPIGSLLPFISLFAVANSALINMMMASRLLYGMSKQGVLPGFLSKVHSARRTPWAAILFTTGLALLLIGYVSLSPESPIVAVLGGTTSLLLLAVFAVVNVVVLVLRRDLVGHKHFRAGTVLPVIGVIACVWLVLPVSSGRGIEQYQIAGALLAIGVVLWLATFVTRRVRGSASRDSRPRCPRS
- a CDS encoding VOC family protein, giving the protein MSTVLCPYLNFRGDAREAMEFYRSVLGGELVVSTFRDFGITDWPDQLDKVMHSRLITEHGLVLMGSDVPETMEVVFGDSISVLLGGEDEAGLTSWYEGLSQGATISQPLGKAPWGDSFGQLTDRFGVKWLFNIAAPTAA
- a CDS encoding SRPBCC domain-containing protein, encoding MSDVATTHIATASLTVNAGPDQVWRALTDPDLVKDYFFGTTVTSDWQVGSTVTYAGEWDGQPYEDRGVVVEADPPLLLITTFFSPASGKADVPENHQRVTYRIQPIDGGCRVSVEQDNNDSEDAAERSSSSWMTILEGLATVAPSA
- a CDS encoding SRPBCC family protein, which gives rise to MTEFSTVERSTVIAAPAASILPHLTDFSKWTAWSPWEGQDPEMKRSYAGTPGATGSTYAWNGNRKAGAGTMAVTHVDPHALDVDLHFTRPFKSTSAIRFDLEEADGSTTVVWSMRSPKTVQSRVMGVFLNMDTLIGTDFEKGLAKFKTVVEG
- a CDS encoding DUF427 domain-containing protein is translated as MPRLPGRNRPVVPEKPGPGQESVWEYPRPPRVEKTSDRVVVRLGGQVIADTTRALRVLETSHPPVYYLPPESFADGVLHPAPGRSLCEFKGQASYVDVRGGNVTAPRAGWYYREPWRGYESLSGYIALYPGAMDSCEVAGETVRAQEGDFYGGWITSAIVGPFKGAPGTLGW